In Lodderomyces elongisporus chromosome 1, complete sequence, a genomic segment contains:
- the CPP1 gene encoding tyrosine/serine/threonine protein phosphatase: MSSPFVSSFQPITGPFNSISNRYCEEFKSNNQHQKQILKPNLSVPAATKTERNPLCKSTGEHSMMSVDGLVHESATTAPGQSKAPTLKKQSLNSPRLHSPHRPQHNLRRYSFEDSQSEFGDALEEEEEEEKEEKEEKVNESNEQHQDEQNKENASDSLTRSPPPFPASQVNTPDYHLQTSLGQINDGSNKHYNINNNSNNINNMNNMNNTQTATTAAAAAAAAATPTSSFPRPPTNILSHGYQSSISSVSSNGSSHSSPGLLNYSPKHSRKFNSFHLNRNTKNLSLNLNSHDASRGSSLDASISSSLKRPHFQNNGTNMLYTEDALHTPSVTQTPPNPPAIAQFQSLSNSEERIRTRKFKFPMPPTTENENDQISSTSSIRDGSNLFANEHTLPSNFFPDMQAPTNLNLNTNTNANANLNTSKHPHMQTLPQPPPPPPFALHSKSSPLSTPPMLQSPTQAHHNATPTKLSQNIKKMSIESPLETNFSKEITQSTHSSQSQSQSHSQQSFSSPMPMMHTPQNITYKFKSMIPEELQESSAINAYPKGPRNVLNDLIFLYSDPINKIDLNDYNLVINVAKECKNLSSTYHNQHLGEREYIHVPWSHTSNISKDLSSITEKIDEFYSKGLKVLVHCQCGVSRSACVIVAFYMMKFGMGVNEAYEMLKNGNTERVISKDIEQKELVVVVDKCDRICPNMSLIFELMEFGDKLNKLEFSTSQLLIMSPSQINL; the protein is encoded by the coding sequence ATGTCGAGTCCCTTTGTCTCAAGTTTCCAGCCCATCACAGGTCCATTTAACTCCATTTCAAATAGATACTGCGAAGAGTTTAAGTCAAACAATCaacaccagaaacaaaTATTGAAGCCAAACTTGAGTGTGccagcagcaacaaaaacagagaGGAACCCTCTTTGCAAAAGTACCGGTGAACATTCAATGATGAGCGTGGATGGCCTTGTACACGAGtctgcaacaacagctcCAGGCCAAAGCAAAGCACCAACTTTAAAAAAGCAATCATTAAACCTGCCTAGGTTACACAGTCCACATCGCcctcaacacaatctaaGGCGATACAGCTTTGAAGATTCCCAATCTGAATTTGGAGATGCactagaagaagaagaggaagaagaaaaagaagaaaaagaagaaaaggtgAATGAGAGTAACGAACAACATCAAGATGAGcagaataaagaaaatgctTCAGACAGCTTGACTAGATCTCCTCCACCATTCCCAGCTTCGCAAGTAAATACACCAGATTACCATCTTCAAACTTCACTTGGCCAGATAAATGATGGTAGTAATAAACATTATAACATAAACaataacagcaacaacataaACAACATGAACAACATGAACAATACAcaaactgcaacaacagcagcagcagcagcagcagcagcagcaacaccTACATCTTCATTTCCACGACCTCCAACCAATATTCTTTCACACGGCTACCAATCATCAATCTCATCAGTATCCTCAAATGGATCCAGCCACTCATCACCCGGCCTACTAAACTATTCACCAAAACACTCTAGaaaattcaattctttCCATTTAAACAGAAACACAAAGAACTTGTCATTGAATCTAAATTCACACGATGCTAGTCGAGGATCTTCTTTAGATGCTTCCATATCATCAAGTCTCAAAAGACCACATTTCCAAAATAACGGAACAAACATGCTCTATACTGAAGACGCATTGCATACACCATCAGTAACACAAACACCTCCTAACCCACCTGCAATTGCCCAATTCCAATCATTATCAAATAGCGAAGAGCGTATTCGAACAcgcaaattcaaattcccCATGCCCCCTACGACAGAAAATGAGAATGATCAAATCTCATCCACGAGCAGTATACGCGACGGTTCCAATTTGTTTGCAAATGAGCATACATTGCCATCTAACTTTTTTCCAGACATGCAAGCACCCACGAATCTAAATCttaatacaaatacaaatgcaaatgcaaatctAAATACAAGCAAACACCCACACATGCAAACACTCCCTCAACCGCCGCCACCACCGCCATTTGCCCTTCATTCCAAATCATCGCCACTCTCAACACCTCCAATGTTGCAAAGTCCCACTCAGGCACATCACAATGCAACACCAACTAAGTTACTGCAGAATATCAAGAAAATGTCAATTGAATCGCCATTGGAGACAAACTTTAGCAAAGAAATTACACAGTCGACGCATtcactgcaactgcaactgcaactgcatcTGCAACAACTGTTTCTGCTGCCGATGCCGATGATGCACACGCCACAAAATATAACGTACAAATTTAAATCTATGATACCCGAGGAGTTGCAAGAATCGTCTGCAATCAATGCTTATCCCAAGGGCCCGAGAAACGTACTCAACGATTTGATTTTCCTCTACTCAGACCCCATCAACAAGATTGATCTCAATGATTATAACCTTGTAATTAATGTTGCTAAAGAATGCAAGAATTTATCGAGTACCTACCACAATCAACATTTGGGTGAACGAGAATATATCCACGTCCCATGGTCACACACCTCAAATATTTCTAAGGATTTGTCTTCAATCACGGAAAAGATTGACGAGTTCTACAGCAAGGGGTTAAAAGTCCTTGTGCACTGTCAATGCGGGGTTTCGAGGAGCGCTTGCGTCATTGTTGCATTCTACATGATGAAATTTGGAATGGGTGTTAATGAAGCTTATGAAATGTTGAAGAATGGCAACACCGAAAGAGTCATTAGCAAGgatattgaacaaaaagagttggtggtggtggtggacAAGTGCGATCGGATATGTCCCAATATGAGTCTCATTTTTGAATTGATGGAGTTTGGAGATAAGCTTAATAAATTGGAGTTTAGCACTTCGCAATTATTGATTATGTCGCCGCTGCAGATCAACTTGTGA
- the KU70 gene encoding ATP-dependent DNA helicase II subunit 1 (BUSCO:EOG092617RY) — protein sequence MSDYRDYIKEEDEDEDEALENHSESYKQTEVREAIAFLIEITPDLLLHPTSPETTLSTSNESSKLFELLSSINELMQDLIKTSKNTGVGLYFYNCQTISPLRKMQNPPGFNRLFSLDPVNLHHMKRLNDVIDDLQRGIISSLHDVFKYQPMEDEIQLTTIMNKMIDEFIAKKMFNKQRLIWITTNDQPYKHNKTKEALWRIIDDYYAYGFYIEPFFIKPSDKREFDFQPFKDLFMNTDFLKKKQTTTMSQLPGSNDAKDVGDEAYANVGDEKFNHENTGFSKNSLVLRKSILGSQIRKSILGIKEVKRVLFTCNLILSDGGTLGGGFGCTVKGYQLYTHEKVRKRDFYVYTREETIMKVFTETKLVKEGGVTPPKVIELKKEPKLSFSEKKDEAGIRKGFFVGDKDILLLDKEQMDFFKNYTFDHRQVEGSQAGKSGGDDDDDDDDEGDDHEDENERGEGKQEQDYALSQAYSKPPYLQLIGFRDLKHFNPSLWCGTAEFVTADVAETTTPNNEVVFTNSLQTFASLYRSCIRLKKYPVVFGCTRKNMRPYLYSMYPTRCARSTKNYKNADDQDVLDDQDIQDDRDGTEFPEGFVLVKMPWLEDVRALPAEYIKSVLNSSEKLALKTDSVLVSQMTQLIQSNKMSSYAPRDWPNPSLNYFYKVLKHEVLQTEFFPNERTLTKNDITVQKLAELKNRMSESDKSLIKRINARIGELGDCVKKRVLQEDVLVDAINEQERAKKQKLSKKSVVELSEADVLLAWKSNTLNNFTMDQLKMFRKKYPDIMTAVKKQDMVDNIAAYLEENRMKH from the coding sequence ATGAGTGATTACAGGGATTATATCAAGGAAGAAGACGAGGACGAGGACGAGGCCCTAGAAAATCACTCGGAATCATATAAGCAAACTGAAGTCCGTGAGGCAATCGCGTTTCTCATCGAGATTACCCCAGATTTATTACTCCATCCAACATCACCAGAAACTACACTTTCCACCAGCAATGAATCGTCAAAATTATTTGAACTACTATCGAGTATAAATGAGCTCATGCAGGACTTGATAAAGACTTCGAAAAACACAGGCGTGGGCCTATATTTCTACAACTGCCAAACCATATCACCACTACGCAAGATGCAAAACCCACCGGGCTTTAATAGATTGTTTTCACTAGACCCTGTGAATCTCCATCATATGAAAAGACTTAATGACGTAATCGATGATTTACAACGAGGGATCATAAGCTCGTTGCATGACGTGTTCAAGTACCAGCCAATGGAGGATGAAATACAATTAACCACAATAATGAACAAGATGATCGATGAGTtcattgccaaaaaaatgttTAATAAACAAAGGTTGATTTGGATTACTACAAACGACCAGCCATACAAACACAATAAAACCAAGGAAGCTTTATGGAGGATCATTGATGATTATTATGCATATGGATTTTATATCGAGccttttttcatcaaaccGCTGGATAAGCGAGAGTTTGACTTCCAACCATTTAAGGATCTATTTATGAATACtgattttttaaaaaaaaagcaaacaacaacaatgagTCAATTACCAGGTAGTAACGATGCAAAGGATGTTGGAGACGAGGCATATGCTAACGTAGGTGATGAAAAGTTTAATCACGAAAACACGGGGTTTTCCAAGAATAGTTTGGTGTTGCGAAAATCTATATTGGGCAGTCAAATTAGGAAAAGTATATTGGGTATTAAAGAGGTGAAACGCGTATTGTTTACATGCAATTTAATTTTGAGCGATGGTGGAACCTTGGGTGGTGGATTTGGATGCACAGTAAAAGGGTATCAATTGTATACACATGAAAAAGTAAGGAAACGAGATTTCTATGTTTATACGAGAGAAGAAACTATCATGAAAGTGTTTACAGAAACCAAGTTGGTTAAAGAAGGTGGTGTTACACCACCAAAAGTGATtgagttgaaaaaagagCCAAAGTTGAGTTTTagtgaaaagaaagatgaagCTGGGATTAGAAAaggtttttttgttggcGATAAAGATATCTTGCTTCTTGATAAGGAACAAATGgacttttttaaaaattataCATTTGACCATAGACAAGTCGAGGGAAGTCAGGCTGGGAAGAGTGgcggtgatgatgatgatgatgatgatgacgaggGCGATGATCATGAGGATGAGAATGAAAGAGGGGAGGGAAAACAAGAGCAGGATTATGCACTTTCACAAGCGTATTCGAAACCACCGTATCTTCAGCTTATTGGATTCCGTGATTTGAAACACTTTAATCCTTCTTTGTGGTGCGGTACTGCTGAGTTTGTTACTGCGGACGTTgcagaaacaacaacacctaATAACGAAGTTGTATTTACCAACTCATTACAAACTTTTGCTTCGCTTTATCGATCGTGTATTAGGCTTAAGAAATACCCTGTGGTGTTTGGGTGTACAAGGAAGAATATGCGCCCGTATTTGTATTCAATGTACCCAACCCGGTGTGCCCGGTCAACTAAAAATTATAAGAATGCAGATGACCAAGATGTTCTAGATGATCAAGATATTCAAGATGATCGAGACGGCACAGAGTTCCCTGAAGGCTTTGTACTTGTCAAGATGCCGTGGCTTGAAGATGTGCGAGCTTTGCCGGCAGAATATATCAAGAGTGTTTTGAATTCTAGCGAGAAGCTTGCACTAAAGACTGATTCAGTTTTGGTTTCTCAAATGACTCAATTGATCCAATCCAACAAGATGTCGTCATATGCTCCACGAGATTGGCCTAATCCATCATTGAACTATTTTTACAAAGTGCTTAAACATGAAGTACTTCAAACCGAGTTTTTTCCCAATGAGAGAACATTGACGAAGAATGATATTACCGTGCAGAAGCTTGCCGAATTGAAAAATCGTATGTCTGAGAGCGATAAGCTGCTAATTAAACGGATAAATGCACGTATTGGGGAATTGGGTGATTGTGTAAAGAAGCGGGTGTTGCAAGAGGATGTGTTGGTGGATGCAATAAATGAACAAGAGAGGGctaagaaacaaaagttgAGCAAGAAATCGGTTGTTGAGTTGAGTGAAGCAGATGTTCTTTTAGCATGGAAGAGCAATACACTAAATAACTTTACAATGGACCAGTTGAAAATGTTTAGGAAAAAATACCCAGATATCATGACTGCCGTGAAGAAACAAGATATGGTTGATAATATTGCTGCATATTTGGAAGAGAATAGAATGAAACATTAG
- the aps2 gene encoding AP-2 complex subunit sigma has protein sequence MAIQFILVLNRQGKSRLVKWFNNGIYTASQKQQHITDIHRLISSRDSSKQSSNFVLYQNTMKLCYRRYAGLYFIISIDLDDSELSYLESLHFFVEILDVYFDSVCEVDLVFNFYKLYYILDEIYLGGELQDISKDKILSRLQYLDTLDRD, from the coding sequence aTGGCGATCCAATTCATATTAGTACTTAATAGACAAGGCAAGTCTCGGTTGGTGAAATGGTTCAACAACGGCATCTACACTGCGTCGCAAAAGCAACAGCATATAACTGATATACATCGGCTTATACTGCTGAGGGATTCTTCTAAGCAATCCTCGAATTTTGTGCTATACCAGAATACAATGAAACTCTGTTATAGACGCTATGCTGGTTTGTACTTCATAATACTGATTGACTTGGATGATTCGGAGCTTTCGTATTTGGAGAGTCTACACTTTTTCGTTGAGATATTGGATGTTTACTTTGATAGCGTTTGCGAAGTGGACTTggtgtttaatttttacaAATTATATTACATACTAGATGAGATATATCTTGGTGGTGAGTTGCAGGATATATCAAAGGATAAAATATTGAGCAGGCTACAGTATTTGGATACACTAGATCGagattaa
- the CDC8 gene encoding Thymidylate kinase (BUSCO:EOG09261F9G) encodes MPRGQLILIEGLDRSGKSTQASLLVSKLGHASSSSSPPCSSKLLKFPDRTTPIGKLINEYLTNKEFQLDDQAAHLLFSANRWELNQEIHNLLNQGCFVVLDRYIYSGIAYTLAKNNLDDSEANTSISRGKKSSNLASVDWLLGPDKGLPKPDLTMFLTLDLEEISKRKGWGNERYELQQFQAKVKRCFLQILNSNQDKSIEILDVGEKSIEEVTNQLWDVIVSHNANTLTEKPIEYI; translated from the coding sequence ATGCCACGAGGACAGCTTATACTCATCGAAGGACTTGATCGTTCAGGAAAATCAACACAGGCATCACTACTTGTCTCGAAACTTGGTCatgcatcatcatcatcatctcctCCTTGTTCTTCGAAACTCTTAAAGTTCCCCGATAGAACAACACCTATTGGCAAATTGATCAATGAATACTTGACCAATAAGGAGTTTCAACTCGACGACCAAGCTGCACATTTACTATTCCTGGCCAATAGATGGGAGTTGAATCAGGAGATACACAACTTGTTGAACCAAGGATGCTTTGTTGTGTTGGACCGATATATCTACTCGGGGATTGCATACACTCTAGCTAAGAACAATCTAGATGATAGTGAAGCCAATACCTCAATCAGTCGAGGGAAGAAAAGCAGCAACTTGGCCAGTGTTGACTGGTTGCTTGGTCCAGATAAAGGTTTGCCAAAACCTGATTTGACCATGTTTCTCACATTGGACTTGGAAGAAATCAGCAAGAGAAAAGGCTGGGGAAACGAAAGATACGAActccaacaatttcaagcCAAAGTCAAACGATGCTTTTTGCAGATTTTAAATTCAAACCAAGACAAGAGCATCGAGATCCTCGACGTTGGAGAAAAGTCAATCGAAGAGGTGACTAATCAGCTTTGGGATGTTATAGTTTCCCACAATGCAAATACTTTGACAGAGAAGCCTATAGAATACATTTGA